The stretch of DNA TCCTCCTGGAGATGCCCGCTGTCCGGCAAAAGAATTCGGCAAAGCTCCCGGTTCCATAATTTATCTCTTCTGCCATGGTCAGGGCCTCGAAAGGGCATTGAATATCGGCGGAAAAGTTCCAAGAACTCCCACGAAAATCAAGACCCAGGACCATCGGAGTATCGAAGAAAAATTAAGGAAGTCCTTATGCTTCCATTGCCAATGGAGGGAGGCCCAAACAAGGCCCCAAATCAAGACTGCTGTTCCGGTCTTGCCTGTCAAAGGTCCGGCAGGATTCCACCAACTGAGTCCCTGCTCAATCGCAGGGCTCATTTCTGAAAGGATCGTGACAATCCCAAGTGTCGCGCATCCAATTCCAGCAGCCAGGATGGCCGCCACGGCTTGCCCATTTTTCGAGATTTCCTTTCTATCCATAATTTTTCATCCTTAAATAAAGGGAGCCACTTTATTGATGAAAGCGCCTAAGAGAGCTCCTATTCCTGCCATAGCGGAACTCACCAACAAGAACCATAAGACAACCGAATGAAGCACCCGATTCTTTACCAATTCCTGCCCGTAACGGGAGACAATAAAGGCGGCTGCCGTAGTCAAAATTGGGACAATCCAAGAGAGATGTTCTTTCCATTCCATCCCAAAGGTATGCCAGAAGGCGGTTGCCGGTTCGGAAAGGAGACGCGAGCGAGGACTGCCGGGAATTTTCGCTCGGTACCAGACGTAGACCACATAGGTCCCGGTGATGACCGTCAGCCAAGAGGCGACCGCCATCGTCCATAGACCCAATTGCACTCTTTTAATGGACTTTCGGATCCCTTCCTCGGTCAAGATGCCTGGCCTTAAATTCCAAAGTGCATCCAATCCGCCGGCAAAGGCGATCAGGTAGAGAGTGCCAAACAATAGCCCATGCGCAATGGTCCAGGACTCGTGATGAGAAAATATGGAAAAACCCATTTTTACCCCTCAAATAAGCGCATTTTTCGATTTCCCTGAAGTCGCCGCTCCATGGAATGCCAGAAAAATATCAGCGGGCCGGGACTTTCCTTGCCTACAGACAGATAACAAATGCGTTCGCTGGGCGGTAGATTGGGCGGTTCGGATAAAATTACTTGGCGGTCCCAAGCTTCTCTTCTTGCTTGGCCAATGCATCGTACTGCTCGGCGGATTTAAGGGCCTGGAATTTCAAATCCCCGCAGTGGCCCGCCATGACACTGTCTATTCCCTTATAATGGACATGGCTCTTGCGATACTCGGTCTTCATTTTGTCGTGCATTGCCGCCACGTTCCTTTGGGTCTCTGCTTGAGACCTATAATATTCGGCAAGGCCCTTGTGATCCCCCGCCTCTATCGCCTTCTGAACATCAAAGGATTGCGCGCGGGTTTTGGGGGCGATGGAAAGAGATATTCCAAAAACCAAAATGACTGCCATGAAAAATTGGGCTGCTTTCTTCATACAACCTCCTATTTGGCATTGAGGGTTAAAGATTTCTTATTAGTTATGGTCTTTCCGTGGCAGGACATTAATGACCTAAGTCAAAGTCCGGGATGATTTAAATCAGGATCAAGGCCTGTCCTGCAATTTTCCCTGCAAAGATATCCCGATCCTCCACATCGCATCATAGCAATCCATGGAACTTTAAAATCCCGTCCGGATCGGCCTTGAACATATCGGGGAATTTGGCCTGACACATGCCGCAGCAATAGTTGAACTCGAAGGTCTTTCCTTTGTACTTGGGATTGCCCCCCTCATAATTGACCTGCCCTTTGAAGGCGCCGAGGATTTTCTCATTCATCGGTGTTCGGGAGACCGCGCATAATTTATTGTTCGCCTTAATTAGGTTGCCTTCGATTGTCGGCACTGCCTTCTCGCCCCGGGCAGCATTGGCGGGCATCAGGCTTTCCACTTCGGATTGAGTCGTTGTGGATGCTTCCGGCGGACCTACGGGAGTGGAGTGGTGAGGACGGCAAGCGCCAGTTAGCGTAATTATCCCGAACAATATAAGGGAACGCCTTGCAGTGGAAAAGCGTGCTTTGTTTTTTAGAGAGGTATTTGACATAAGCGCCTCCTTGCTTAAACGTTATTAATGTTTGTGCTCGTGCCCGGCGGGCTGGGCACCAGGGCGTTCTTGCTTCTTTTCCTGCGGCTTGGGCTCAACGGGGACAAGATCCATGCCGCATAGGGGACATTTTCCGGGCGCGGGTTGGCGAATCTCCGGGTGCATGGGGCAGGTATATATCGTAGCTTCTTCCGCTGGTGCTCCGCCCGCTGCATCCGCGACGGTTCCTGGAGGGTTGTCATACCATCCTTCATCACCCTGCTTGAGCTTGTCGCGAACCTTCAAGACGGTGAACATCCCGCCCATCCCGATGTTTCCGAATGGGCCCACTCCCGCCATCATCGGGAGGGTGTTCGGCGGCCCTTTCATGTGCTGGGCGTGCATTTGGTGTTCGTCCATCCCGTGCTCCCCCATGGCCATGTAGCCTGGGACGAACTTCTTGATCCCCCGCTCGATCCCGCTTTGATCGATTCCCTGGAGATTGGGGATGTCATGCTCCATCGGGTTCATCGGGTGATGGCGGCGGTGGCAATGGAACGCCCAATCGCCTGGATTGGCGATAAATTCGACATCCCGGGTCTGGCCGGGACAGACGTGCACGGTCGTCTCCGGCCATTGGGCCGATTCCGGAATATCGCCGCCGTCGGTGGCGACGACCTTGAAACTATGGCCGTGCAAATGAATGGGATGACATTCCTGGCTGACGTTGCCGAATCGTATCCGGACACGCTCACCGGTCTGTGCCACAAGCGGCTCCGTCCCTGGAAAGGCCTTGCTGTTGAAGGTGAATATATTGAAATCCGTCATGACGTTCGGATTGGGTCTCTTGGTTCCAGGCTCGACGAACCACTCGTTCAAGAAAATGGCGTAATCCCGATCGATTTTTCGCGGGGTCTCTTCGGGCAACGTTTCGCGTTGATCTTTTTCACGGGAGCCTTCCTTTTTGGCGGGCCGTTTGGGATGGATGACGAAGAATCCCATCGTCCCCATGCCGATCTGGACCATTTCATCGCCATGGGAGTGGTACATTTGGGTGCCGTGTTGCTTGAGGGTGAATTCATAGACAAAAGTCTCTCCGGGCGGGATTCCCTTTTGAGTTAAGCCCTTCACCCCATCCATGCCGCTCGGAAGGATGAGCCCGTGCCAGTGGACGGCGGTGTCTTCCTTCAAATGATTGGTCACATAAATACGGACTCGGTCTCCTTCCACGGCCTCGATAGTCGGTCCGGGCGTCATTCCGTTGTAGCCCCAGGCCTTGATCTTCATGCCCGGGGCAATCTCCCACTCGATCTCATCGACGCTCAGGCGGTAAACCTTGACGCCATCGACCATCTCCCACTTAAGAGTCTGCCCATTCGGGGTGATAACGGGGGTATATCCAAGGTCTTGAGCTTGGGAGGGTTGCGTCTCGGTCTTCCCGCGCTGTTCCGGGGACTTCTCCGCAGGCATATGATCGTGTTGGTGACCTCCCTGGGCCTGAGGTTCGGGGGAGGGGCCTTTGCAAGCCTGCAAAGCCAACACGACAACGAGTATGCCAAGAAAAATGATTAGCTTTTGGTTCATGATAATTCCTTCTTACTTCAGGCTCGCCCCAACCGCCCTTTCCAGCTCGGCGTAATGTGTCCAATACTCCCGGAGAGCCTCCACATAGGCCCGGTTGGCCCCAATCTCCTCTCTCCTCGCCTGCAGCAGGTCGAACGGACTCTTCAGCATGAAGTTGTAGTGAAGCAAGGTCTCTTCGAGGGTCTTGCGAAGCAGCGGAAGGACGTGGGTCTGATAGCGTTTAGCGATTTTGCGAGACTCCAGCAATTGCGCGTGGGCGGTGCGCACTTCGGTCAAGATGCGCCTTTCCACCGAGGAGACAAGATAGCGTGATTGGATCGTTTGGGCCTGGAGCTTGGATTTCTGCGCCTGATTCCGATCGGAGACCGGCAAAGGCAGGCTGATCATCGGGCCAATGACCGGAGCTCCGGAATCCTCGCGCTCGGCGCTGATTCCGAAATCGATATGGGATAAAAATTGCCTTTCGGCCAAACGAAGATTCTTCTGCAGGCTTTCAATTTTCTGCTTGGCCGCCTGTAGGTCGAGCCTTCTCTCTATCCCAAGGACTTCCAGATCCTTTAGCGATGGGTCCGAAAGTGGCAAGGCGGGGAGTCGGGACAATTTTTTGATCTCAACTTCACCCGGCTTAAGTCCGATAAGGCCCAGCAAGAACTCCCGGGC from bacterium encodes:
- a CDS encoding multicopper oxidase domain-containing protein, whose protein sequence is MNQKLIIFLGILVVVLALQACKGPSPEPQAQGGHQHDHMPAEKSPEQRGKTETQPSQAQDLGYTPVITPNGQTLKWEMVDGVKVYRLSVDEIEWEIAPGMKIKAWGYNGMTPGPTIEAVEGDRVRIYVTNHLKEDTAVHWHGLILPSGMDGVKGLTQKGIPPGETFVYEFTLKQHGTQMYHSHGDEMVQIGMGTMGFFVIHPKRPAKKEGSREKDQRETLPEETPRKIDRDYAIFLNEWFVEPGTKRPNPNVMTDFNIFTFNSKAFPGTEPLVAQTGERVRIRFGNVSQECHPIHLHGHSFKVVATDGGDIPESAQWPETTVHVCPGQTRDVEFIANPGDWAFHCHRRHHPMNPMEHDIPNLQGIDQSGIERGIKKFVPGYMAMGEHGMDEHQMHAQHMKGPPNTLPMMAGVGPFGNIGMGGMFTVLKVRDKLKQGDEGWYDNPPGTVADAAGGAPAEEATIYTCPMHPEIRQPAPGKCPLCGMDLVPVEPKPQEKKQERPGAQPAGHEHKH